The following is a genomic window from uncultured Propionivibrio sp..
ACGAAAGCGTGAACGTGACGACCGTATAGAACCACGTCACTTCCGCGATGCGAGCGCCGATAACCCGCAGCGTCGCCCCAGGATGGCTCTTGATGACCTCCAGTGCCGGCACCTTGACTTCCCGCCCTTCCGACTTGAACTTCTCAAAGGCAGGAGATTCCGCGATCCGTACGCGGATATACCAACCCAACAACAACAAGATCGCGCTGGCCAAGAAGGGAACGCGCCATCCCCATGAGAACAGATCGCTTTCGGGAAGCTTTGACACCCAGGCCATTGCGAGTGAAGAAAGGACCAAACCGAAGCCGACGCCCGCCTGCGGAAGAGCGCCAAACAGCCCCTTCTTGCCTTCTGGCGCGTGTTCGATGGACATCAGAACAGCTCCGCCCCACTCGCCGCCGATCGAAATGCCCTGGATCAGTCTCAAAGTCACGAGAGTTAGTGGCGCCCACAGCCCAATCTGATCATAGGTGGGAACAAGTCCAATCAACGTGGTTGGAATACCCATGAGGAATAACGTGATCATCAGCATCGATTTTCGACCGACGCGATCCCCAAAGTGGCCAAAAAGCAATCCACCAAACGGCCTAGCAAAAAATCCGACGGCGTAGGTGCCAAAGGCGGCCAAGGTCCCGAGCAGAGGATCGAGGTTGGGGAAAAACAGTTTGTTGAAGACCAAAGCCGCTGCGGTTCCATAAAGGAAAAAGTCGTACCACTCGATGGTCGTGCCCATGAGGCTTGCCAGGCCGACGGTCACGTAGTGAGCGGCCCCTCGACGTTTTGCCTCTGTACGTAATGAGATCTCTCCCGCTTTAACGCTCGACATGTTGTTCCCTCCAGTTATGAATTTCTAAAACGATTGCACCGTTCAGTAGTGAAGCCATCCTCGCGAATGACCTAACAGGGCCTATTCCCTCGCCGCTTCGTCGGTTATCTGAGGCAGCCGACGAATTGCTTGGGCGGCGACAATTGCGACCCTTGTTACTGGAACAGCGTGGGCGTTTCGATCGGATTGACGTTCAGCTCAAATCCGGGCTCCGCCACGAACACCTGAATGCTCGGGAAACGGCTCGTGATCGCTCGCACGAAGTCGGCAGGCGGCTCAGACTTCGCGCCCATCATTCGGAAAAGCATTTCATGCGGAGGGTACAGAACGACGACCTTGGGCTTCAGGGCAGCTACGCCACGGGCGAGGTCCTCCATGAAATTGAGCTGCATGCCGCCGAGCAGGATGTCGGTCTTGAATCGCCGGCCGAGATCAGTGATCTCCTCGTCCGTCATGCCGTAATTGAAGCCCTCGTTGTAATTGAGGACTGTGAGTCCGCTGGGCAGCTTGATGTGGAAGCCGGTAAACGG
Proteins encoded in this region:
- a CDS encoding MFS transporter — encoded protein: MSSVKAGEISLRTEAKRRGAAHYVTVGLASLMGTTIEWYDFFLYGTAAALVFNKLFFPNLDPLLGTLAAFGTYAVGFFARPFGGLLFGHFGDRVGRKSMLMITLFLMGIPTTLIGLVPTYDQIGLWAPLTLVTLRLIQGISIGGEWGGAVLMSIEHAPEGKKGLFGALPQAGVGFGLVLSSLAMAWVSKLPESDLFSWGWRVPFLASAILLLLGWYIRVRIAESPAFEKFKSEGREVKVPALEVIKSHPGATLRVIGARIAEVTWFYTVVTFTLSYAANTLGIPKPMILNAIVFGAATIIFTIPFFGHLGDRVGQKWLYAIGTVCLIGFAFPFFQLLQQKTELSIWLAIIPALSLIYSIMYGPQSTMFAAQYPAEVRYSGISLAVQVSGAIGGGLAPIVATALLAANGGATNYLSWYLIGLGVVAFLCSVTMRNKIHD